A single genomic interval of Mobula hypostoma chromosome 7, sMobHyp1.1, whole genome shotgun sequence harbors:
- the ankrd50l gene encoding ankyrin repeat domain-containing protein 50 has protein sequence MTESPLRGKTFYCREWALHKLQHHLDTCSSGQSRGVLITGGPGSGKTALCTELLWPVSEHGQRSELSTRVLAHHFCQAQDVGTLSVSGFVLSLVRQIERCSLLQGYQDRLEDSTVRTALEPSECERNPDETFKRAVLLPLLDLEPPTQGLLLVVDSIDEGETGREGEWKACERSCTIGDLLSQHRQLLPTWLLLVCTARRLGPSASHQFPGFRKLCLDDLRRSHVVRDVQQYILSRLDREETLRRHLSRDTAEMLNQLHIKSTGCFLYLERVLNGVLDGFIALREIRHIPGTLYGLYLWLCQRLFTRKLFARVQPILNVLLAARRPLTPCQLFQAVWSRCGGLTAAEFGQRLEAVARLLRAGPNDTRLLFHHSFAEWLLDVKHCTQRFLCDAAQGHAMLAMGLSLQTPGLGPAEVLELALHLVRSRLQAEPWGLALWMVWCGVPVGGEALACGPPVEQEVIQLLLKAGVYGSGGEPEPGSGPGPGPGPALLHRALEREDSLRALLESGASVHHQDAGGRTLLASAAHTGNLEVVQLLLARQAELETQDHRGRTPLITAARMGHARVLHCLMAHGADVNHADREGWTALRAAAWGGHAEAVSALLEASSAQVDSADAEGRTALRAAAWGGHEDIALALLRHGADVNRTDREGRTPLIAAAYMGHRQMAEILLQHGARVNHRDCDGRSALSVAALCVPASRGYAGVVGLLLDWGAEVGQRDRDGLSPLLLAALEGHADVVELLLEAGADVEEADGAGRTPLLAAASAGHVAVVSTLLLWGAEVDTVDGEGRTALGVAACQGSARVVRALLDRGLDENHRDHLGWTPLHSACFEGQDAACRALLEQGARVSELDSEGRVPAILAAQEGHGECLRLLLEYGSPLEARGYDGRNTLWAAALAGHGDLVRLLLAKGGGAGGSDADGRPLLYLLALDNRLQMVQLLLEAEAAAARPELEAQDAEGRTVLHVGCWQGQLELVRLLLGAGARVDALDRERRSALHSAAWRGHAAVAELLLDKGAAVDHACNQGATGLCIAAQEGHADVVRLLLEKGADPNHADCYGRTPMRVAARRGHTDIMRLLEGYGAPAFNGYPAPEAGPAAPSSPSGSPGSTAGPRHSPASSSSPRSSQASSTGHSLATAQTVPIDRLSFTQQIQQHSLPRSRGRRSSLASPDSTLPGLGPAALSPQPELARTPGTAPVTEAEKRNGTPGSPVYSPREVGKGGAGGLARRVRPEPLINITTLDPELNLKQAVKLRFEGPSSGLICKKETPL, from the exons ATGACTGAGAGCCCGCTGCGGGGGAAGACGTTCTACTGCCGGGAGTGGGCCCTGCATAAGCTGCAGCACCACCTGGACACCTGCTCCAGTGGCCAGAGCAGGGGGGTTCTCATCACCGGCGGTCCTGGCAGCGGCAAGACAGCGCTCTGCACCGAGCTGCTGTGGCCGGTGTCCGAGCACGGCCAGCGGTCCGAGCTGTCCACCAGGGTCCTGGCCCACCACTTCTGTCAGGCCCAGGATGTCGGGACCCTGTCAGTCAGCGGCTTCGTGCTGAGCCTGGTGCGTCAGATCGAGAGGTGCTCGCTGCTACAGGGATACCAGGACAGGCTGGAAGACAGCACCGTGCGGACAGCACTGGAGCCCAGCGAGTGTGAGAGGAATCCTGACGAGACCTTCAAACG GGCTGTTCTTTTGCCGCTGTTGGACCTGGAGCCGCCGACCCAGGGTCTGCTGTTGGTGGTCGACTCCATCGATGAAGGCGAGACTGGTCGGGAGGGGGAGTGGAAAGCGTGTGAACGCAGCTGTACGATCGGTGACCTGCTCTCCCAACACCGGCAGCTGCTCCCCACCTGGCTTCTGCTGGTCTGCACTGCTCGCCGGCTCGGCCCCAGCGCCAGCCACCAGTTCCCAG GGTTTCGCAAGTTGTGCCTGGACGACCTGCGGCGGTCACACGTCGTGCGGGACGTGCAACAGTACATCCTGAGCCGGCTGGACCGTGAGGAGACCCTGCGCCGCCACCTCAGCCGCGACACGGCCGAGATGCTGAACCAGCTACACATCAAGAGCACTGGCTGCTTCCTGTACTTGGAGCGGGTGCTGAACGGCGTCCTGGACGGCTTCATCGCCCTGCGGGAGATCCGCCACATCCCCGGCACCCTGTACGGCCTGTACCTCTGGCTCTGTCAACGCCTCTTCACCCGCAAGCTCTTCGCCCGTGTCCAGCCCATCCTCAACGTGTTGCTGGCCGCCCGCCGGCCACTCACACCATGCCAACTCTTCCAGGCGGTGTGGAGCCGCTGTGGCGGACTGACGGCGGCCGAGTTCGGGCAGCGGCTGGAGGCTGTGGCGCGGCTGCTGCGGGCCGGGCCGAACGACACCCGCCTTCTCTTCCATCACAGCTTCGCCGAGTGGCTCCTGGACGTGAAGCACTGCACGCAGCGGTTCCTGTGCGACGCGGCGCAGGGGCACGCTATGCTGGCCATGGGCCTGAGCCTGCAGACACCAGGCCTGGGCCCGGCCGAGGTGCTGGAACTGGCTCTCCATCTGGTGCGCTCCAGGCTGCAGGCCGAGCCCTGGGGCCTGGCCCTGTGGATGGTGTGGTGCGGGGTGCCGGTGGGTGGAGAGGCGCTGGCTTGCGGTCCGCCCGTCGAGCAGGAGGTGATCCAGTTGCTGCTGAAGGCCGGCGTGTACGGGAGCGGGGGTGAGCCCGAGCCGGGGTCGGGGCCTGGGCCTGGGCCGGGGCCGGCGCTGCTGCACCGAGCGCTGGAGCGGGAGGACTCGCTGCGGGCACTCTTGGAGAGCGGGGCCAGCGTGCACCATCAGGACGCGGGCGGCCGCACGCTGCTGGCCAGCGCCGCGCACACTGGCAACCTGGAGGTGGTGCAGCTGCTGCTGGCGCGCCAGGCCGAGCTGGAGACGCAAGACCACCGCGGCCGGACGCCCCTCATCACCGCCGCCCGCATGGGCCACGCCCGGGTGCTGCACTGCCTGATGGCGCACGGCGCCGACGTGAACCACGCCGACCGGGAGGGCTGGACGGCGCTGCGCGCCGCCGCCTGGGGCGGGCACGCGGAGGCGGTGAGCGCGCTGCTGGAGGCGAGCAGCGCGCAGGTGGACAGCGCGGACGCCGAGGGCCGGACGGCGCTGCGCGCCGCCGCCTGGGGCGGCCACGAAGACATCGCGCTGGCGTTGCTGCGGCACGGCGCCGACGTGAACCGCACCGACCGCGAGGGCCGCACGCCGCTGATCGCCGCCGCCTACATGGGCCACCGGCAGATGGCGGAGATCCTGCTGCAGCACGGCGCCCGCGTCAACCACCGCGACTGCGACGGGCGCTCGGCGCTGTCGGTGGCCGCCCTGTGCGTGCCCGCCTCCCGCGGCTACGCCGGCGTGGTGGGCCTGCTGCTGGACTGGGGCGCCGAGGTGGGGCAGCGCGACCGCGACGGCCTCAGCCCGCTGCTGCTGGCCGCGCTGGAGGGCCACGCCGACGTGGTGGAGCTGCTGCTGGAAGCCGGCGCCGACGTGGAGGAGGCGGACGGAGCCGGGCGCACGCCGCTGCTGGCCGCCGCCTCCGCCGGCCACGTCGCCGTGGTCAGCACGCTGCTGCTGTGGGGCGCCGAGGTGGACACGGTGGACGGGGAGGGCCGGACGGCGCTGGGCGTGGCGGCCTGCCAGGGCAGCGCCCGGGTGGTGCGGGCCTTGCTGGACCGCGGCCTGGACGAGAATCACCGGGACCACCTGGGCTGGACGCCGCTGCACTCGGCCTGCTTCGAGGGCCAGGACGCCGCCTGCCGGGCGCTGCTGGAGCAGGGCGCCCGCGTGTCCGAGCTGGACAGCGAGGGGAGGGTGCCGGCCATCCTGGCCGCGCAGGAGGGCCACGGGGAGTGCCTGCGGCTGCTGCTGGAGTACGGCTCGCCGCTGGAGGCGCGGGGCTACGACGGCCGCAACACGCTGTGGGCGGCGGCGCTGGCCGGGCACGGCGACCTGGTCAGGCTGCTGCTGGCCAAGGGCGGGGGCGCGGGCGGGAGCGACGCGGACGGGCGGCCGCTGCTCTACCTGCTGGCGCTCGACAACCGGCTGCAGATGGTGCAGCTGCTGCTGGAGGCGGAGGCGGCGGCGGCGCGGCCCGAGCTGGAGGCGCAGGACGCGGAGGGCCGCACCGTGCTGCATGTCGGCTGCTGGCAGGGGCAGCTGGAGCTGGTGCGGCTGCTGCTGGGCGCCGGGGCGCGGGTGGACGCGCTGGACAGGGAGAGGCGCTCGGCGCTGCACTCGGCCGCCTGGCGGGGCCACGCCGCCGTGGCCGAGCTGCTGCTGGACAAGGGCGCGGCGGTCGATCACGCCTGCAACCAGGGCGCCACCGGTCTCTGCATTGCGGCGCAGGAGGGCCACGCCGACGTGGTGCGGCTGCTGCTGGAGAAGGGCGCCGACCCCAACCACGCCGACTGCTACGGCCGCACTCCCATGCGGGTGGCGGCGCGCCGCGGGCACACGGACATCATGCGGCTGCTGGAAGGCTACGGCGCGCCGGCCTTCAACGGGTACCCGGCGCCGGAGGCGGGGCCCGCGGCTCCCAGCTCGCCCTCCGGATCGCCGGGCTCCACGGCCGGGCCCCGCCACTCGCCGGCCTCCAGCAGCTCCCCGCGCAGCTCCCAGGCCTCCTCCACCGGCCACTCGCTGGCTACCGCCCAGACCGTGCCCATCGACAGGCTCAGCTTCACCCAGCAGATCCAGCAGCACTCGCTGCCGCGGAGCCGGGGCCGCCGCTCGTCGCTGGCCTCGCCCGACTCGACCCTCCCCGGCCTGGGACCCGCGGCGCTCTCCCCGCAGCCCGAGCTAGCACGGACCCCCGGCACGGCGCCGGTGACGGAGGCGGAGAAGCGGAACGGGACGCCGGGCAGCCCGGTCTACTCCCCACGGGAAGTGGGCAAAGGAGGAGCCGGGGGTCTGGCCCGCCGCGTCCGGCCTGAGCCGCTCATCAACATCACCACGCTGGACCCCGAGCTGAACCTCAAGCAGGCCGTCAAACTCCGCTTCGAGGGCCCGAGCAGCGGACTCATCTGCAAGAAGGAGACCCCGTTGTGA